The Iamia majanohamensis genome window below encodes:
- a CDS encoding inorganic diphosphatase has translation MDVIDVIVEIPRGSRNKYELDHASGRIRLDRRLFSATVYPAEYGFVDDTLGEDGDPLDALVVMDEPTFPGCVIGARPVGVFWMEDDAGPDAKVICVVAGDPRWEQVQDIDDLPGFLTREIEHFFEIYKALEPGKWADVRGFEGVDAALAEIERSRERFRDGGGHGS, from the coding sequence ATGGACGTGATCGACGTGATCGTGGAGATCCCCCGCGGCAGCCGCAACAAGTACGAGCTCGACCACGCCAGCGGGCGCATCCGCCTCGACCGGCGCCTGTTCTCGGCCACCGTGTACCCGGCCGAGTACGGCTTCGTCGACGACACCCTGGGCGAGGACGGCGACCCCCTCGACGCCCTCGTCGTCATGGACGAGCCCACCTTCCCGGGCTGCGTCATCGGCGCCCGCCCGGTCGGGGTGTTCTGGATGGAGGACGACGCCGGGCCCGACGCCAAGGTGATCTGCGTGGTGGCGGGCGACCCCCGCTGGGAGCAGGTGCAGGACATCGACGACCTGCCCGGCTTCCTCACCCGGGAGATCGAGCACTTCTTCGAGATCTACAAGGCGCTGGAGCCGGGCAAGTGGGCCGACGTGCGGGGCTTCGAGGGCGTCGACGCCGCCCTGGCCGAGATCGAGCGCAGCCGCGAGCGGTTCCGCGACGGCGGCGGCCACGGGTCCTGA
- a CDS encoding aminotransferase class I/II-fold pyridoxal phosphate-dependent enzyme: MEFRRISSLPPYVFTIIDSLKVQARRDGQDVIDLGFGNPDLPSPEIAVEKLSEAARNARNHRYSSSRGLPKLREAVADLYIRRFGVALDPEREVLTTIGAKEGFSHLMWVLLGPGDSALVPSPSYPIHIWGPLFAGAGVQYIPMGGADRDLIGEITEAIDSAWPRPRVLVVSFPHNPTTTCVDLDFFQRLVDLAKEKEIVIVHDNAYADLGYDGYQPPSILQAEGAKDVAVELYSMTKSFSMAGWRVAYLVGNAEIVAALQKLKSYLDYGTFQPVQIAATVTLNEAKDHPTEVQQVYQRRRDALCDGLARIGWEMTPPQGTMFAWAPIPEPYREMGSVEFCSFLVREAQVATSPGVGFGPGGEGHVRFALIENEQRIGQGIRNMKRALTKLG; the protein is encoded by the coding sequence ATGGAGTTCCGTCGGATCTCGTCGCTGCCGCCCTACGTCTTCACGATCATCGACTCGTTGAAGGTGCAGGCCCGTCGCGACGGCCAGGACGTCATCGACCTGGGGTTCGGCAACCCGGACCTGCCGTCGCCCGAGATCGCGGTGGAGAAGCTGTCGGAGGCGGCCCGCAACGCCCGCAACCACCGGTACTCCTCCAGCCGGGGCCTCCCGAAGCTCCGCGAGGCCGTGGCCGACCTCTACATCCGCCGCTTCGGCGTGGCCCTCGACCCCGAGCGCGAGGTGCTCACCACCATCGGGGCCAAGGAGGGCTTCAGCCACCTCATGTGGGTGCTGCTCGGCCCGGGCGACTCGGCCCTCGTCCCCTCGCCGTCGTACCCCATCCACATCTGGGGCCCGCTGTTCGCCGGCGCCGGGGTGCAGTACATCCCCATGGGCGGCGCCGACCGCGACCTCATCGGCGAGATCACCGAGGCCATCGACAGCGCCTGGCCCCGCCCCCGGGTGCTGGTCGTCTCCTTCCCCCACAACCCGACGACGACGTGCGTCGACCTCGACTTCTTCCAGCGGCTGGTGGACCTGGCCAAGGAGAAGGAGATCGTCATCGTCCACGACAACGCCTACGCCGACCTGGGCTACGACGGCTACCAGCCGCCCTCGATCCTCCAGGCCGAGGGGGCCAAGGACGTGGCCGTGGAGCTCTACTCCATGACCAAGTCGTTCTCCATGGCCGGCTGGCGGGTGGCCTACCTGGTCGGCAACGCCGAGATCGTGGCCGCCCTCCAGAAGCTCAAGTCCTACCTCGACTACGGCACCTTCCAGCCCGTGCAGATCGCGGCGACGGTCACCCTCAACGAGGCCAAGGACCACCCCACCGAGGTGCAGCAGGTGTACCAGCGCCGCCGCGACGCACTGTGCGACGGGCTCGCCCGCATCGGCTGGGAGATGACCCCGCCCCAGGGCACGATGTTCGCCTGGGCGCCCATCCCCGAGCCCTACCGGGAGATGGGCTCGGTCGAGTTCTGCTCGTTCCTCGTGCGCGAGGCCCAGGTCGCGACCTCGCCCGGCGTCGGCTTCGGCCCCGGCGGCGAGGGCCACGTCCGCTTCGCCCTCATCGAGAACGAGCAGCGCATCGGCCAGGGCATCCGCAACATGAAGCGCGCCCTCACCAAGCTCGGCTGA
- a CDS encoding HNH endonuclease signature motif containing protein, with translation MTATPEAQRVAAAGAARDVFEAELAVVAGVRNAAEARLVDLVVRALAEGSWQGHRVHTPVQWLMWRAGVARPTAQRVVALARRAPVLPVTMGMFAEGRLSFDQAACVARYTPAEFEASVALLAEDATVAQIATATRDYGFDAQARPSDVPEPTAAEPEVPKDPEADRDMSFGTEESGQWWARLRLPADEGLAVEGALKAVRDRLHDQARTAAKVAAVAEGRSTKGLEVPVPSWADAVVGMAHSVLSGGAAGAGVASRARVLVHLEGTRSGDGWMASAHMAGVLPDELRRYLTCDADAEVVWEKDGAPVNLGRTKHIVPRRIRRLIEHRDRGCRVPGCDQTWWLQVHHIVHWEDDGVTDTHNLICLCSRHHRLHHQGHLGITGNADDPNGVVFTDETGRPMAGATRARPPRPADMPTVAPYQGPTGERLDREAVFFTPTRVPTPQTAVDGDVDSDDGSPPARRRRARCRTPGRTTGDGPTTTRGPPAA, from the coding sequence ATGACGGCGACTCCCGAGGCGCAGAGGGTGGCGGCTGCGGGTGCGGCGCGGGACGTGTTCGAGGCCGAGCTGGCGGTGGTGGCGGGGGTGCGGAACGCGGCGGAGGCCCGGCTGGTGGACCTGGTGGTGCGGGCGTTGGCGGAGGGGTCGTGGCAGGGGCACCGGGTGCACACGCCGGTGCAGTGGCTGATGTGGCGGGCGGGTGTCGCGCGGCCGACGGCGCAGCGGGTGGTGGCGTTGGCCCGGCGGGCGCCGGTGCTGCCGGTGACGATGGGCATGTTCGCCGAGGGCCGCCTGTCGTTCGACCAAGCCGCGTGCGTGGCCCGCTACACCCCGGCCGAGTTCGAGGCGTCGGTCGCCTTGTTGGCCGAGGATGCGACGGTGGCCCAGATCGCCACCGCCACCAGGGACTACGGGTTCGACGCCCAGGCGAGACCCTCGGATGTCCCCGAGCCGACCGCCGCCGAGCCCGAGGTCCCCAAGGACCCGGAGGCGGATCGGGACATGTCCTTCGGGACCGAGGAGTCCGGCCAGTGGTGGGCCCGCCTCCGCCTCCCGGCCGACGAGGGACTGGCGGTCGAGGGCGCGCTGAAGGCGGTGCGGGACCGGCTCCACGACCAGGCCCGGACGGCGGCGAAGGTCGCCGCGGTGGCCGAGGGCCGCTCGACCAAGGGACTGGAGGTGCCGGTGCCGTCGTGGGCCGACGCGGTGGTCGGGATGGCCCACTCGGTGCTCTCCGGTGGCGCGGCCGGGGCGGGGGTGGCGTCGAGGGCCCGGGTGCTGGTCCACCTCGAGGGCACCCGGTCGGGGGACGGGTGGATGGCCTCCGCGCACATGGCCGGCGTCCTCCCCGACGAGCTGCGCCGCTACCTGACCTGCGACGCCGATGCCGAGGTCGTCTGGGAGAAGGATGGGGCCCCGGTGAACCTGGGGCGCACCAAGCACATCGTCCCCCGCCGGATCCGGCGGCTCATCGAGCACCGCGACCGCGGCTGCCGCGTCCCCGGCTGCGACCAGACCTGGTGGCTGCAGGTCCACCACATCGTCCACTGGGAAGACGACGGGGTCACAGACACCCACAACCTCATCTGCCTCTGCTCCCGGCACCACCGCCTCCACCACCAGGGCCACCTCGGCATCACCGGCAACGCCGATGACCCGAACGGGGTGGTCTTCACCGACGAGACCGGCCGGCCCATGGCCGGCGCCACCCGCGCCCGACCACCCAGGCCCGCCGACATGCCCACCGTCGCCCCCTACCAGGGCCCCACCGGCGAACGCCTCGACCGCGAGGCTGTCTTCTTCACCCCGACCCGGGTCCCGACCCCCCAGACCGCAGTGGATGGAGACGTCGACAGCGACGACGGGTCACCACCGGCACGCCGACGACGCGCCCGGTGTCGCACCCCGGGCCGCACCACCGGTGACGGCCCCACCACGACCCGAGGACCACCCGCAGCCTGA
- a CDS encoding ROK family protein, with amino-acid sequence MTGSVPGAPVVVGLDLGGTKVLGLALDPDHSGSEPLAEERVPTPDGTGAVLDALAGLADRLRTQVRDDTGRDVRAVGLGAPGLVDRAGTFRYGPNLPGVEGVALGAELGERLGLPVVVDNDATCAAWGEHERGAARGRNHTLCLTLGTGIGAGMTVKGEILRGAYGFAGEPGHMVVDPGGPACPCGRTGCWEVFASGTGLGRLARDAVARGDAPTDAGFVGRAGGRVEDVAGEHVVAAARDGDAPALAVLDEYGDWLGLGLANLVNLLDSEVVVIGGGVSADADLFLDRARARVRDQVLGAERRPRVPIVPARLGARAGAVGAALLAALRT; translated from the coding sequence TTGACCGGCTCCGTCCCCGGCGCGCCCGTCGTCGTCGGCCTCGACCTCGGCGGCACCAAGGTGCTGGGCCTGGCCCTCGACCCCGACCACTCCGGCTCCGAGCCCCTCGCCGAGGAGCGGGTGCCGACCCCCGACGGCACCGGGGCCGTCCTCGACGCGCTGGCCGGCCTGGCCGACCGGCTGCGCACCCAGGTCCGCGACGACACCGGGCGCGACGTCCGGGCCGTGGGCCTGGGCGCCCCCGGCCTCGTCGACCGGGCCGGCACGTTCCGGTACGGGCCCAACCTGCCCGGGGTGGAGGGCGTCGCCCTGGGCGCGGAGCTGGGGGAGCGCCTCGGGCTCCCCGTCGTCGTCGACAACGACGCCACCTGCGCGGCGTGGGGCGAGCACGAGCGGGGGGCGGCCCGGGGCCGCAACCACACGCTGTGCCTCACCCTCGGCACCGGCATCGGCGCCGGCATGACGGTGAAGGGCGAGATCCTGCGCGGCGCCTACGGCTTCGCCGGTGAGCCCGGCCACATGGTGGTCGACCCCGGCGGGCCGGCGTGCCCCTGCGGCCGCACCGGCTGCTGGGAGGTCTTCGCCTCGGGGACGGGGCTCGGTCGCCTGGCCCGCGACGCCGTGGCCCGCGGCGACGCGCCCACCGATGCCGGCTTCGTCGGCCGGGCGGGTGGCCGCGTCGAGGACGTGGCCGGCGAGCACGTGGTCGCGGCGGCGCGCGACGGCGACGCCCCCGCCCTCGCCGTGCTCGACGAGTACGGCGACTGGCTCGGCCTGGGCCTGGCCAACCTGGTGAACCTCCTCGACTCCGAGGTCGTGGTCATCGGCGGGGGCGTGTCGGCCGACGCCGACCTCTTCCTCGACCGGGCCCGCGCCCGGGTGCGGGACCAGGTGCTGGGGGCCGAGCGTCGGCCCCGGGTGCCGATCGTCCCGGCCCGTCTCGGCGCCCGGGCCGGGGCCGTGGGGGCCGCCCTCCTGGCCGCCCTGCGGACCTGA